In Lysinibacillus sp. 2017, the DNA window TATTGATGCTTCGTAGGTTCTTTTGGTTTTGGCTCGATTAAAAATTGACCTTCATAGCCAATTTCCTTTGCATAATCAACAGCCATGTGGAAGAAGCGAGCTAAGTTATCCTGCTCTAGCTTCATATTCGTATTCAATAAAGTCTCATAGCCTTCGCGACCGCCCCAGAAAACATAGTTCTCAGCATTTAAACGCTTCGCCACCTCTAAGCCCTTTTTCACCTTAGCAGCGGAATATGCAAACACATCTGCATTTGGTGAAGTTGCTGCACCGTGTACAAAACGTGGATTTGAGAACATATTTGCTGTGTTCCATAATAGCTTTGTTTTAGATGTTTTTAAATGACTTTCAATTTCATCTACTATGATGTCTAAGTTTTTATTTGTCTCCGTTAAAGTTGAACCTTCTGGCGCTACGTCTACGTCGTGGAAGCAGAAGAAAGGAGCATTTAACTTTTCATAAAACTCAAAAGAAGCCTCCACTCGTGCTTTAGCTAAATCCATAGCTGAATAGTTGTTCCAAGAACGTTGCATATTTCCGGCACCGAATGGATCGCCACCATCATATGTAAATGTATGCCAATACGCAACACCAAAACGTAAAATCTCCTCCATCGTTTTGTCGCCGACTTTTTCCTGTGGATTATAATATTTAAATGCTAAGCCATTATTAGATTGAGAACCTTCATATTGAATTGTTGAAATATCTTTAAAGTACGCCATTTTCAAAAAACCCCCTATTATTTGTTTTTACTAACTACGTCCACCCAAACTGCTAGAATTAAAATTAAGCCTTTCACGATATATTGCCAATATGCACCGATATTCATCATCGACATCCCGTTGTCAATCGACGCCATAATAAGTGCACCGATTAACGCACCGAAAATTTTACCTTTACCACCCATTAAGCTTGTCCCACCGATAACACATGCAGCGATAGCATCTAATTCATAGCTATTACCTGCTGATACCGTAGCTGCATTTAGACGTGCCGATAAAAGAACACCTGCAACACCTGCTAACGCACCCATTATGACAAATACACCTAAAGTATTACGTTTAATGTTAATACCGGATAGTGCAGCCGCTTCAGGATTTCCACCCATTGCATAAATGCGACGACCAAAGGCTGTTTTATTTGTCACGAATACGAAGAATAATGCAATCGTTACGACAATTAAAAACGGAGTTGGTACGCCTAGATAACGGTTTAGCATATACGTAATAACTAAGATTACTGCTGAATAAAGTGCAACCTTCCCGTAATCAATTGGTGCAGGTAATAATAGTAAACCCATTTCATTACGTTTTTTTCGGTCGTGAATTGTTGTGTAAACTAGTAATACAATGGCAACAGCAACGATTATGTAACCTACTATAAATGGTAAATAACTATTGCCAATTTGCTTAAATGAAACATCTAGTCCTGCCACTGTTTTTCCGTTCGAAAGACCGATTAAAATCCCTCTGAAAATGAGCATCCCACCTAGTGTTACAATGAACGCTGGTACCGCACGATAAGCAACCCACCAGCCTTGCCATAAACCTAAAATGGCACCTACTACTACCGCTATTACTACGACTACTGGTGTACTCCAGCCTTGCCACACTTGTAGCATAGCGGCAACACCACCTGTTAAACCGACCATTGATCCAACTGATAAATCGATATGCCCTGCTACGATTACTAATGTCATCCCAATAGCCAAAATTGCAATGACTGACATTTGCGTAAATAAGTTTGATATATTACGAGACGATAAAAACTCACCGCCTGTTAAAGCTGTAAAAATGATCGCAATACTGATTAAGGCTAAAATTAACGTGTAGGCTTGTAAATCAAACTTAAACGGTAATTTGCGATCTTTCTTTTCTAGCTGTGGTTGTTTGATTATTGCTTGTTCATTAGACAACCCTTTCTCCTCCAGTCGCACACATCATAATTTTCTCTTGTGTTGCTTCATTTCTATCAAATTCTCCTGTGATTTGCCCATCACTCATTACTAAAATTCGATCTGACATGCCTAAAACTTCTGGTAGTTCAGATGAGATTAAGACAATCCCGACGCCTTGCTGTACTAATTCATTCATAATTTTATAAATTTCATATTTTGCCCCAACATCAATACCGCGCGTTGGCTCGTCTAAAATCAACACTTTTGGATTGTTCATAATCCATTTACTAAGTACTACTTTTTGCTGATTTCCGCCGCTTAGCTTACCTACCTCTACATCAAGATTGGGTGCCTTAAGCTTCATTTTGTTCGTAATATCCTGAGCATGCTTCACCTCAAGTGCTTGGTTAATCATTTTCATTTTCATTACTTTATTTAAAGCGATTAAAGTTGTATTTTTTGTAATATCCATGCCTAATACTAACCCATAACGTTTTCGGTCTTCCGAAACATAAGCCAATCCTTCACGAATGGCATCCGCAGGCACTTTAATATTCGTCCCCTTGCCGTTGATAGTGACCGTCCCCTGTTTTTTTCCTGGTAATCCGCCAAATAGACTAATAAACAATTCTGAACGCCCTGCACCCATTAAGCCTGATATCCCTAAAATTTCACCTTTTTTTACATGAAAGTTAATATCCGAAACTACTCGTTTACCTGATTTATCATATGAAGTGTAATTTTCCACACACAATACATTTTCTTCGCTAATTTCATGAGATTCATATGGGAATAGCTCCGTTAATTCACGTCCTACCATTTTTGTAATGATTTTATCTTCAGACATCTCGGCAATTAGGTCTGTTGAGATTGTTTTTCCGTCGCGTAAAATCGTTACAGAATCTGCAATTTCCATAACTTCACCTAGCTTGTGAGAAATGTAGACGCATGTTACACCTTGTTGTCGAAGTTCATTTAATAAATTAACCAACACGGCTACATCAGTTTCAGTTAAAGCTGCTGTCGGCTCATCCAAGATTAAAATATCCGTTTTTTTCATTAGTGCTTTCGCAATTTCTACAAGTTGCTGCTTTCCAACAGTCAGCTCTTTTACATTTTTTTGAGGATCGACATCTAACCCAACTTTTTTTAGTGCAAGTAAAGCTTGTCTATAAATTTCATTCCAATTAATAATGGGTTGACGCATTAAGTCATGTCCTAAAAATAAGTTTTCCGCAATTGATAGCTCACCGATTAATGCTAGTTCTTGATAAATAATTGCTATTCCAGCATCCTGTGATTCCTTGATATTTTTAAAGCGTATTTCTTGATTGTTAATGAAAATACTGCCCGAGTATGTGCCAGCTGGATATACCCCGCTTAACACCTTCATTAAAGTAGATTTACCTGCCCCATTTTCACCACAAAGTGCATGGATTTCACCTTTTCGAACAGAGAACGTTACATTATCAAGTGCTTTTACGCCAGGGAATTCCTTCGTGATGCTTTTCATTTCAAGTGCAAATGTTTCCATAGCTTCCCCTCACTGACATCTTGTATTTCTATTATTCTAAATTAATAGATTATTATTTTTAAAAGAAAAGGGAGATTTGTTATCTCCCTTTTCCTATTATTTTTTTGGACGCTCGCTCTCAGGAACGTTTTTGTATACGTCATCATATGAATGGAACTCATCAGCAATTACAGTGCCCATAATTTCATCTTTACCAACTGAAGTTGGATCTAATTTGATGTAAGGCACATCCATTACACCATTATTTACAGTAGTATCACTATTAGGTGCTTCACCTTTAGCAAGTTGAATAGCTACTTCAGCACTCTTCTCAGCGATTGCTTTAATTGGCTTGTAAACCGTCATTGTTTGTGAACCTTCCGCAATACGTTGAACACCTGCTAAGTCAGCATCTTGACCAGAAATTAATACTTTACCCGCTAATCCTTGTGCATCTAATGCTTGGATTGCACCACCCGCTGTACTATCATTTGAAGCCACAACTACATCAATTTTATTTTTTGTAGCTGTTAAAGCATTCTCCATAATTTTAAGCGCTTCGTTCGCATCCCAATCTTTTGCCCATTGATCGCCGACAATTGTAACGTCGCCTGCATCAACTAATGGCTGAATAATATTCATTTGTCCTTCACGGAACATTTTTGCGTTATTATCTGTTGGTGAACCACCCATTAAGAAGAAGTTTCCTGATGCCTTTAAGTTTACTAAATACTCAGCTTGCATTTCGCCCACACGAACGTTGTCAAAGGATACATAAGCATCTACTTCAGCATTATTAATTAGACGGTCATAAGCTAAAACTGGTACACCCTCTTCTTTTGCTTGCTCAACAACTGTTGATAATGAATCCGAATTAATAGCGATAACTACCAAGACATCGATATTTTGCGAAAGCATATTTTGAATTTGCGATAATTGTTGTGCTTCATCACCATCTGCTGATTGTACAATTACCTCTGCCCCTAATTCTTCAGCTTTTGCAATAAAGAAATCTCGGTCATGCTGCCAACGTTCTAACGTTAAATCAGAAACTGATAAACCAATTTTCAAGCTATCTTTATCAGCACCACCCGATGAATTATCAGAAGAACCCGAATCCTCACCACAAGCAGCTAAAACAATTACCGATAACAGCATGATTAAAAACAAATGTAACCCCTTACATTTCCCCATCAAATATTGCCCCCTATTTCCTTATAATGTAATTCAAAGTTATAATAACATAGACAAAAATCTTTGTCTATCCGATAAACAA includes these proteins:
- the xylA gene encoding xylose isomerase, whose translation is MAYFKDISTIQYEGSQSNNGLAFKYYNPQEKVGDKTMEEILRFGVAYWHTFTYDGGDPFGAGNMQRSWNNYSAMDLAKARVEASFEFYEKLNAPFFCFHDVDVAPEGSTLTETNKNLDIIVDEIESHLKTSKTKLLWNTANMFSNPRFVHGAATSPNADVFAYSAAKVKKGLEVAKRLNAENYVFWGGREGYETLLNTNMKLEQDNLARFFHMAVDYAKEIGYEGQFLIEPKPKEPTKHQYDFDVATGIGFLRTYGLEDKFKFNIEANHATLAGHTFEHELHTARINGMLGSVDANQGDTLLGWDTDEFPTDLYTNTLAMYEILKNGGLGKGGLNFDAKVRRGSFEQDDLFYAHIAGMDSFAIGLKVAYQLLQDRVLEDFVDNRYDSYNSGIGQKIVEGTTDFKELEAYALGLTDIQNTSGRTEKLRMIINQYLLNTLK
- a CDS encoding sugar ABC transporter permease, producing the protein MSNEQAIIKQPQLEKKDRKLPFKFDLQAYTLILALISIAIIFTALTGGEFLSSRNISNLFTQMSVIAILAIGMTLVIVAGHIDLSVGSMVGLTGGVAAMLQVWQGWSTPVVVVIAVVVGAILGLWQGWWVAYRAVPAFIVTLGGMLIFRGILIGLSNGKTVAGLDVSFKQIGNSYLPFIVGYIIVAVAIVLLVYTTIHDRKKRNEMGLLLLPAPIDYGKVALYSAVILVITYMLNRYLGVPTPFLIVVTIALFFVFVTNKTAFGRRIYAMGGNPEAAALSGINIKRNTLGVFVIMGALAGVAGVLLSARLNAATVSAGNSYELDAIAACVIGGTSLMGGKGKIFGALIGALIMASIDNGMSMMNIGAYWQYIVKGLILILAVWVDVVSKNK
- a CDS encoding xylose ABC transporter ATP-binding protein: METFALEMKSITKEFPGVKALDNVTFSVRKGEIHALCGENGAGKSTLMKVLSGVYPAGTYSGSIFINNQEIRFKNIKESQDAGIAIIYQELALIGELSIAENLFLGHDLMRQPIINWNEIYRQALLALKKVGLDVDPQKNVKELTVGKQQLVEIAKALMKKTDILILDEPTAALTETDVAVLVNLLNELRQQGVTCVYISHKLGEVMEIADSVTILRDGKTISTDLIAEMSEDKIITKMVGRELTELFPYESHEISEENVLCVENYTSYDKSGKRVVSDINFHVKKGEILGISGLMGAGRSELFISLFGGLPGKKQGTVTINGKGTNIKVPADAIREGLAYVSEDRKRYGLVLGMDITKNTTLIALNKVMKMKMINQALEVKHAQDITNKMKLKAPNLDVEVGKLSGGNQQKVVLSKWIMNNPKVLILDEPTRGIDVGAKYEIYKIMNELVQQGVGIVLISSELPEVLGMSDRILVMSDGQITGEFDRNEATQEKIMMCATGGERVV
- the xylF gene encoding D-xylose ABC transporter substrate-binding protein, with the protein product MGKCKGLHLFLIMLLSVIVLAACGEDSGSSDNSSGGADKDSLKIGLSVSDLTLERWQHDRDFFIAKAEELGAEVIVQSADGDEAQQLSQIQNMLSQNIDVLVVIAINSDSLSTVVEQAKEEGVPVLAYDRLINNAEVDAYVSFDNVRVGEMQAEYLVNLKASGNFFLMGGSPTDNNAKMFREGQMNIIQPLVDAGDVTIVGDQWAKDWDANEALKIMENALTATKNKIDVVVASNDSTAGGAIQALDAQGLAGKVLISGQDADLAGVQRIAEGSQTMTVYKPIKAIAEKSAEVAIQLAKGEAPNSDTTVNNGVMDVPYIKLDPTSVGKDEIMGTVIADEFHSYDDVYKNVPESERPKK